The segment TACGACTCCGATCCGACCAAGATCGTGTCGAGCCTGCGCGATGACGGCAAGATGCCTTCTTCCTACATGGCAGACACGACTACAGCGAATGCTCAGATTCGGACGCTTTCTGAAACCGTTCGTCTCGATGCTCGGACGAAAATGCTCAATCCGAAATGGTATGAGGGCATGTTGAGCCACGGGTATGAAGGCGTGCGGGAATTGTCGAAGCGATTGGTCAATACAATGGGCTGGTCAGCAACGGCAAACGCTGTTGATAACTGGGTTTACGAAGATACCAACACCACATTCTTCAAAGATGAGGAAATGTGTAAGCGCTTGTTGGATCTCAATCCCAACTCGTTCCGTAAGATGGTGACGACCTTGCTCGAAGCAAATGGTCGAGGCTATTGGGAAACGAGCGAAGAAAACCTTGATCGACTCCGCGAACTCTATCAAGAAGTCGAAGACCGCATCGAAGGCGTTGAATAATCTCACACTGAGATGAGTAAAAAGGCACGATCGATATCGATCGTGCCTTTGCTTTTAACGGAATAAATTAAGTGCCGCAAGGTTTTTTCCAAAATTCTCTGATGCAAAAGCTCAATCCGATATTTTGGAAATCAAAAATTTACTGCCGGGCAAAAATCATCATGAAGCTGCAAACCCTGCTTCAACCATGAGACTGCTCAACTCAATACAAACTCTTGACCCTAAGTCGCTACAATGAAGGCTCAAGAAGAATGATGAATAGACCTATCGGAATACATGCAACCCACAGACCCAAGCAAATTTACAGATAAAGCCTGGGAAGCGATCGTACAGGCACAAGATGTCGTACGCCGCTATCGACACCAGAATTTAGAAGTTGAACATTTAATGATTAGCCTGCTAGAGCAAGAAGATGGGCTAGCAGCAAAAATTTTAACTAAAGTCGGAGTGGAAGCAACCCGCTTGTGGCAGCAGATCGACGAGTATGCCCGTCGCCAGCCCAAAGTCGGGAGTTCTGAACAGCTCTACCTGGGTCGTAATCTGGATGTCATGCTCGATCGAGCTGAAACCGCCCGTGTCGCGATGCAAGACGATTTTATTTCGATCGAGCATCTCCTCAAATCCTTTGCAGATGATCCTCGCCTCGGCATGAAGCTATTTCGCAGCCTCAATGTCGATACCGCAAGGCTAGATACGGCAATTCGAGACGTTCGTGGTAGCCAAAAAGTGACCGATCAAGCCCCTGAATCCCGTTATTCCGCTTTAGAGAAATTCGGGATGGATCTGACCGAGCGTGCCAAAGCCGGAAAAATCGATCCAGTGATTGGGCGGGATGAAGAAATTCGTCGGGTTGTGCAAGTTCTGTCTCGCAGAACGAAAAATAATCCGGTCTTAATCGGAGAACCAGGCGTTGGGAAAACCGCGATCGCTGAAGGTCTTGCCCAACGAATTATCAATGGTGACGTTCCCGAATCGCTTAAAAATCGGAAATTAATCTCGCTCGACATGGGATCGCTGATTGCTGGTGCGAAGTATCGAGGTGAATTTGAAGATCGACTGCGAGCCGTCCTGAAAGAAGTCATTCAGTCCGATGGGCAGATCGTTCTCTTCATCGATGAACTCCATACCGTGGTCGGAGCCGGGGCAGCAGGGCAAGGCAACATGGATGCTGGAAACTTGCTGAAGCCGATGCTAGCAAGAGGCGAGTTGCGCTGTATTGGAGCAACGACTTTAGATGAATATCGCAAATATATCGAGAAAGATGCGGCGCTAGAACGGCGATTCCAGCAGGTGATGATTGACCAGCCGACCGTTGAAGACACGATTTCGATCCTGCGCGGCTTAAAAGAGCGCTACGAAGTCCATCACGGGGTCAATATCACTGATTCAGCATTAGTGGCAGCGGCAACCTTATCGAGCCGATATATTAGCGATCGCTTTCTTCCCGATAAAGCGATCGATCTCGTTGACGAAGCTGCCGCAAAACTGCGGATGGAAATCACCTCCAAGCCGACCGAGCTAGAGCAAATCGAGCGTCGTTTGAGACAGCTTGAAATGGAAAAGCTCTCGATCAAGAGCGAAGACAAAATCACGGGTTTAACTGGACTTAGCCGAAATTCTAAAGACCGTTTAGAACGGCTGGAACAAGAAATTTCGGAGCTTCAGCCCAAAAAAGACGCGCTCGATTCGCAATGGCAAAGCGAAAAACAAATTCTTGAAACGATTAAATCGCTCAAACAAGAAGAAGATCAACTGCGCGTACAAATCGAGCAAGCTGAGCGCGCCTACGATCTCAATACCGCCGCACAGTTAAAATACGGTCGCCTAGAAGCCTTACAGCACGATCGAGAAAAACAAGAAGCACAACTCATCGAACTGCAAGCCGGAGGAAGTACGCTTCTGCGCGAACAAGTCACGGAAGCAGACATTGCTGAAATCGTAGCGCGATGGACAGGCATCCCCATTACTCGACTGCTCGAATCTGAACGGCAAAAACTTCTCAACTTGGAAGGGCATCTGCATGAGCGCGTAATCGGACAGCATGATGCAGTCGAAGCTGTTGCAGCCGCGATTCGTCGAGCGCGATCGGGAATGAAAGATCCCAGCCGTCCGATTGGATCATTCCTATTCATGGGACCAACCGGAGTCGGGAAAACAGAACTCGCGCGGGCATTGGCGCAATTTTTGTTTGACTCTGACGATGCGATCGTGCGCCTCGATATGTCGGAATACATGGAAAAGCATTCCGTCTCGCGTCTGGTCGGTGCGCCTCCTGGATATGTCGGCTATGACGAAGGCGGACAACTTTCAGAAGCGATTCGTCGCAAGCCTTACTCGGTTGTCTTGCTGGATGAAGTAGAGAAAGCCCACCCGGATGTGTTCAACATTCTGCTGCAAGTTCTCGACGATGGGCGAATTACCGATTCTCAAGGTCGCACCGTCGATTTTCGCAACGCAGTCATCGTAATGACGAGCAATATTGGCAGCGAACACATTCTCGATATCGCAGGCGATGAAGCCAAGTACGAGGAAATGCAGAAACGAGTCATGACGGCTCTCCGGAAACATTTCCGCCCTGAATTTCTCAATCGGATCGACGATACTATCCTGTTCCATCCATTGAGCCGAGCAGAATTAGGCGAGATCGTCAGACTGCAATTGATCCGAATTCAAAGCATGTTGAGCGATCAGAAAATTACGTTGGAACTTTCGGCTGCAGCCCAGAAATATGTTGCCGATGTTGGATACGACCCAACTTACGGCGCACGTCCCCTGAAGCGAGCCATTCAACGCGAATTACAAAACCCGATTGCAACCAAACTGCTCGAAAACGCATTCGGCGAAGGAGATACGATCGTGATCGATCTCGTCGAAGGCAAGTTGAAATTTAGCAAGAAAGAGTTGGTTTCCAGTTCTCAAACTGTGAATACGGCTTCTGTGGCGGTGGCAGAAAGGCGGGAGTAGGGAGTAGGGGGTAGGGAGTGGGGAGTGGGAGTGAATTTAATCTCGACTCAACTGTTTGGATCTTGGATCATTCACCTACTCCCCACTCCCCACCTCTACGCGCCCAACTTTGCCTTCACGATCGCTTGCACCTTCTTCCCATCCGCCTTACCTTTCAACTGCTGCATCACTGGACCCATCACTTTGCCCATATCTTTCGGTGAAGACGCTCCGACATCTGCAATGATTTTCGCGATCGCATTTTCAACTTCCTCATCCGACATCTGCGCCGGGAGAAATGTCTCAATAATCGCCAACTCCTCCGCTTCTTTCTGAGCAAGATCCGGGCGATTCGCGTTTGTATATTGCTCGATCGAATCGCGCCGCTGTTTTGCAATCTGAGACAACGACTCGATCTCCTGCTCCTCAGTCAACTCCGTCTGACCCGAAGGACGAACACTCACCTCTTTTTCAAGCAGCACCTTTTTAATACTCCGCAACGTCTCCAAGCGCAATTTATCTTGAGCTTTCATCGCGGTTTTAATCTCATCGGTGATGCGATCTTTTAGGCTCATAACTGGCTAATCCTTGCATAACTAAAGCTCTAAGGATAGCTTAGTCCGTTTACTTCAACCTAGTCGTTCACCGCAAGAAATCGAATAGGGAGATAGACAGCAATCTGAACTTGGGTTCTCACCCATCTCCCCACGCCGTAAAATGAATGCAGTTGGCTGCTGAAGCACATTTGTGA is part of the Leptolyngbya boryana PCC 6306 genome and harbors:
- the clpB gene encoding ATP-dependent chaperone ClpB, which gives rise to MQPTDPSKFTDKAWEAIVQAQDVVRRYRHQNLEVEHLMISLLEQEDGLAAKILTKVGVEATRLWQQIDEYARRQPKVGSSEQLYLGRNLDVMLDRAETARVAMQDDFISIEHLLKSFADDPRLGMKLFRSLNVDTARLDTAIRDVRGSQKVTDQAPESRYSALEKFGMDLTERAKAGKIDPVIGRDEEIRRVVQVLSRRTKNNPVLIGEPGVGKTAIAEGLAQRIINGDVPESLKNRKLISLDMGSLIAGAKYRGEFEDRLRAVLKEVIQSDGQIVLFIDELHTVVGAGAAGQGNMDAGNLLKPMLARGELRCIGATTLDEYRKYIEKDAALERRFQQVMIDQPTVEDTISILRGLKERYEVHHGVNITDSALVAAATLSSRYISDRFLPDKAIDLVDEAAAKLRMEITSKPTELEQIERRLRQLEMEKLSIKSEDKITGLTGLSRNSKDRLERLEQEISELQPKKDALDSQWQSEKQILETIKSLKQEEDQLRVQIEQAERAYDLNTAAQLKYGRLEALQHDREKQEAQLIELQAGGSTLLREQVTEADIAEIVARWTGIPITRLLESERQKLLNLEGHLHERVIGQHDAVEAVAAAIRRARSGMKDPSRPIGSFLFMGPTGVGKTELARALAQFLFDSDDAIVRLDMSEYMEKHSVSRLVGAPPGYVGYDEGGQLSEAIRRKPYSVVLLDEVEKAHPDVFNILLQVLDDGRITDSQGRTVDFRNAVIVMTSNIGSEHILDIAGDEAKYEEMQKRVMTALRKHFRPEFLNRIDDTILFHPLSRAELGEIVRLQLIRIQSMLSDQKITLELSAAAQKYVADVGYDPTYGARPLKRAIQRELQNPIATKLLENAFGEGDTIVIDLVEGKLKFSKKELVSSSQTVNTASVAVAERRE
- a CDS encoding GatB/YqeY domain-containing protein, which codes for MSLKDRITDEIKTAMKAQDKLRLETLRSIKKVLLEKEVSVRPSGQTELTEEQEIESLSQIAKQRRDSIEQYTNANRPDLAQKEAEELAIIETFLPAQMSDEEVENAIAKIIADVGASSPKDMGKVMGPVMQQLKGKADGKKVQAIVKAKLGA